The Xiphophorus couchianus chromosome 5, X_couchianus-1.0, whole genome shotgun sequence genome includes a region encoding these proteins:
- the cep44 gene encoding centrosomal protein of 44 kDa isoform X2 codes for MLITVVSFTLTTFSPPFAEQLVAAGLELSGKTDLRFTDTLYKVLRDIFHYKPILTKEQFLQWGFSQRKISFICDIINLVLQRHKQLHKPKVRYPAKHNIRKKSHPTPTDADAASKIPFVEDHRRNPFHFANPAIGDTFSADNEGSTHHSEISPSGLSEIPTPDEEESKESFLFSSEVDRRLSALEANIHTLTSAFNKLDILEKRLKELEFKNENKNDEEVVMVPKESWENLMSRVVLLEAKLELRDIQLNASSPAEPLTSSYSSLSAVDSSQKDLKERLQRITNMMKETSSLLKNKESCTILNLTSDGGVTS; via the exons ATGTTGATTACAGTGG TGAGCTTCACCCTCACCACATTCTCTCCACCTTTTGCTGAGCAGCTTGTGGCAGCTGGACTGGAACTGTCCGGCAAAACCGACCTCAGATTCACTGACACGCTTTATAAG GTTCTAAGAGATATCTTCCACTATAAGCCCATACTGACCAAGGAGCAGTTCCTCCAGTGGGGGTTTTCTCAAAGGAAAATCTCCTTCATCTGTGACATCATTAATCTGGTTCTGCAGAGACACAAGCAGCTCCACAAG cCCAAAGTGAGATATCCTGCTAAACACAATATCAGAAAGAAAAGTCATCCGACACCCACTGATGCAGATGCT GCGTCCAAAATTCCGTTTGTGGAAGATCACAGAAGAAATCCTTTCCATTTCGCTAATCCAGCCATAGGAGACACTTTTTCTGCTGATAATGAAGGCTCTACCCATCACTCTGAAATATCCCCCTCTGGTTTATCTGAAATCCCAACTCCAGATGAAGAGGAGTCAAAGGagagctttttattt tcATCTGAGGTGGATAGAAGACTTTCGGCCCTGGAGGCTAATATACACACTCTTACGTCTGCATTCAACAAGCTGGATATTCTGGAAAAACGACTCAAGGAACTGGagttcaaaaatgaaaataag AATGATGAGGAAGTTGTTATGGTACCCAAAGAAAGTTGGGAAAACCTGATGAGCAGAGTGGTGTTACTGGAAGCTAAGCTGGAGCTAAGGGATATTCAG CTTAATGCTTCATCACCAGCAGAGCCGCTCACCTCCTCCTATTCCTCCCTTTCAGCTGTCGATTCCTCACAG AAAGATCTAAAGGAAAGACTGCAGAGGATTACTAACAT gatgaAGGAAACTTCTAGTCTGTTGAAGAACAAGGAGTCCTGCACCATCCTGAATCTAACTTCTGACGGTGGAGTCACATCTTAG
- the cep44 gene encoding centrosomal protein of 44 kDa isoform X1 has protein sequence MLSAGNVQSCIRKLEGLLRVIKYPSDVDYSGLSKGDPSSFLPIVSFTLTTFSPPFAEQLVAAGLELSGKTDLRFTDTLYKVLRDIFHYKPILTKEQFLQWGFSQRKISFICDIINLVLQRHKQLHKPKVRYPAKHNIRKKSHPTPTDADAASKIPFVEDHRRNPFHFANPAIGDTFSADNEGSTHHSEISPSGLSEIPTPDEEESKESFLFSSEVDRRLSALEANIHTLTSAFNKLDILEKRLKELEFKNENKNDEEVVMVPKESWENLMSRVVLLEAKLELRDIQLNASSPAEPLTSSYSSLSAVDSSQKDLKERLQRITNMMKETSSLLKNKESCTILNLTSDGGVTS, from the exons ATGCTTTCTGCAGGAAATGTTCAGAGTTGCATCAGGAAATTAGAAGGTCTACTGCGAGTGATTAAGTACCCATCAGATGTTGATTACAGTGG GCTTTCCAAAGGAGACCCCTCCTCTTTTCTCCCCATAGTGAGCTTCACCCTCACCACATTCTCTCCACCTTTTGCTGAGCAGCTTGTGGCAGCTGGACTGGAACTGTCCGGCAAAACCGACCTCAGATTCACTGACACGCTTTATAAG GTTCTAAGAGATATCTTCCACTATAAGCCCATACTGACCAAGGAGCAGTTCCTCCAGTGGGGGTTTTCTCAAAGGAAAATCTCCTTCATCTGTGACATCATTAATCTGGTTCTGCAGAGACACAAGCAGCTCCACAAG cCCAAAGTGAGATATCCTGCTAAACACAATATCAGAAAGAAAAGTCATCCGACACCCACTGATGCAGATGCT GCGTCCAAAATTCCGTTTGTGGAAGATCACAGAAGAAATCCTTTCCATTTCGCTAATCCAGCCATAGGAGACACTTTTTCTGCTGATAATGAAGGCTCTACCCATCACTCTGAAATATCCCCCTCTGGTTTATCTGAAATCCCAACTCCAGATGAAGAGGAGTCAAAGGagagctttttattt tcATCTGAGGTGGATAGAAGACTTTCGGCCCTGGAGGCTAATATACACACTCTTACGTCTGCATTCAACAAGCTGGATATTCTGGAAAAACGACTCAAGGAACTGGagttcaaaaatgaaaataag AATGATGAGGAAGTTGTTATGGTACCCAAAGAAAGTTGGGAAAACCTGATGAGCAGAGTGGTGTTACTGGAAGCTAAGCTGGAGCTAAGGGATATTCAG CTTAATGCTTCATCACCAGCAGAGCCGCTCACCTCCTCCTATTCCTCCCTTTCAGCTGTCGATTCCTCACAG AAAGATCTAAAGGAAAGACTGCAGAGGATTACTAACAT gatgaAGGAAACTTCTAGTCTGTTGAAGAACAAGGAGTCCTGCACCATCCTGAATCTAACTTCTGACGGTGGAGTCACATCTTAG